The DNA region TAGTGATAGTTACAAAGACAGATATGGTACCGAAGCAAGAATTCAATTAAATGATAAACTTGCAAGCGTTAACGATATTGGAGCTTTTGTTGCTGCAGAACGTGCAACTAAACGTGAAGAAGAAATCCCTAAGTTAATTACTGCTTTAAAAGTAGATAAAGAAACAAATATGGGATTGGTTTCTGATATTGAACAGGCTTTACGTAAAGCCGGACAACTTAAGATTAATTACACTACTAAAAAAGGTAGTGCACTTAAATAGTAATACTCTTAATTTTATAACAAAAGGTGTTTTGATGTTCAAAACACCTTTTGTTTTTTATAACTTTATATAGTTTTATTGTTTTTATGAAAAATTTATTTATTGCCATTATTTGTTTTTTAGGGTTAACTTCTGTAAATGCACAAGATAATTCAAGCCCATTTCCGCAAGTTATAGATTCGCTATATAGAGAAGATCAATTTTATTTAGGTATAACGTATAACCTATTAAATAATAAGCCAAATGAAGTAAAGCAAAATGGTTTCTCTAGTGGTTTTAATTTTGGTTTTATTAGAGATATGCCAATAAATAAAAGAAGAAACAAATCTATTGGTGTTGGTTTAGGTTTATCATTCAATTCGTATAATCAAAACTTGCAAATTTCTTCTAACCAGAATAAACTAGGATATTCTATCCTGGATAATGATGAAATCAATTATTCTAAAAATAAATTTTATACCTCAGTTATTGAAATACCTATAGAATTTAGATGGCGAACTTCTACAGCTACTGAATATAGCTTTTGGAGAATATATACAGGAGTTAAATTAGGTTATGTATTTAATAGTTCTTCTAAATATGAAGGCGAACCAGATAATATCTATTTAAAAGATGTTAATAGCATTAATTCTCTTCAATATGGCCTTACTTTAAGTGCAGGTTATAATACTTGGAATTTTCATTTGTATTATGGTCTAAATAGTTTATTTGATGATACAGCTTTTGTCAATACTCATCAAATTAATAGCAATGCAGTTAAAATAGGTTTGATGTTTTATATTTTATAACCAATAATTTTCAGCAATTATTTGAGGTATAACGCCAATTAAAAGTCCTATAAATAATTCTCTTGGTGTATGTGCTTTTAAATATAACCTTGCTGTAGCTACTGTTCCAGTGATTAAAGACATTAGAGCTAAAGTTCCATTTATGTTCTTGCTAAAGTGTAATGCAAATCCAATAAAAAACATAAAAACACCACTTATGGCGACCATATGTAAACTAACTTTAAACTTAATAATATTAAGTACTAGAGCTGTAATATTAGAAATTAATACACCAATAAAGAAATAGTATAATTCGATTATTTGGTGAGAAGGAAATACTCTATATAATATTAAAAGAATAATAATAATATTAACTAATAAGGGTAAAATTCTTTCTTTGGTTGTTCTTAGATAAATAGAGTTAGCTTTACCTAAGGTTTTTAATAGATAAAATATTAAAATAGGTAGTAATACGGTTAATATAAAAAGAGAAATTATTTTAGCGTCTATCCATTGTTCTGGTATAAATCTTGGTGATTTATGGAAATAAAATACTACCGCAATTAAAGGCATTACAATAGGATGAAAAACAAACGATATGCAGTTAAAAAACCACTTCATTATATTGTTTTTCTAAGTCTTGCCACAGGAATGTCTAACTGTTCTCTATATTTTGCAACAGTCCTTCTAGCGATAGGATATCCTTTTTCTTTTAAAATTTTAGATAGAGCTTCGTCGGTTAAAGGTTTCTTTTTGTTTTCTTCTTCAATAACCGTTTCTAAGATTTTTTTAATTTCTCTAGTAGAAACCTCTTCACCTTGATCGTTAGTCATAGATTCTGAGAAAAACTCTTTAATTAATTTGGTACCATAAGGCGTATCTACATACTTGCTATTAGCTACACGAGATACGGTAGAGACATCCATATCAATCTCGTCAGCAATATCTTTTAAGATCATTGGTTTTAACTTACGCTCATCACCAGTTAAAAAGTATTCTTTTTGATAATGCATAATAGCACTCATCGTAACAAAAAGCGTTTGTTGACGCTGTTTAATAGCTTCTATAAACCATTTAGCAGCATCTAATTTTTGTTTTATAAATAACACTGCATCTTTTTGCTGTTTACTCTTTTCTTTAGACTCTTTGTAGCCTTTAAGCATGTTATTGTATTCTCTAGACACATGAAGTTCTGGAGCATTACGACCATTTAATGTAAGCTCTAATTCGCCATCTACTATTTTGATAGCAAAGTCAGGAACTACATGTTCTACAATGCGATTATTACCAGCATAAGAACCACCAGGTTTTGGATTAAGTCGCTCTATCTCGTGTATTGCATCTTTTAATTGCTCTTCATTGACATCAAACTTTTGCATTAACTTTTTGTAATGCTTTTTTGTGAATTTTTCAAAAGCTTGATCAATAATTTTTATTGCAAGTTCTACGTCAGGATGTTTTTCTTTGCGGTGTAATTGAATACTTAAACACTCTTGTAGACTTCTTGCAGCAACACCAGCTGGATCTAATTGTTGTACTTTTTTTAATACGTTTTCAACTTTAGTTTCATCAGTGTAAACACTTTGCGTAAAAGCTAAGTCGTCTACTATGTCTATTAACTCTCTTCTTATGTAACCGCTTTCGTCAACACTACCAACTAAAAATTCTGCAATTTCTCGTTCTTCATCATTTAATCTAAATGTGTTTAATTGATTGATTAAATGTTGTGTAAAGGTTGTGCCAGAAGCATAAGGTACATTCTTTTCATCATCGTCTGCACTGTAATTATTAGCGCTAGTACGATAATCAGGTATTTCGTCGTCGCTTAAATAATCGTCAACATTTATATCATCTGCAGTGATAGATTCATTATCATTATAATCCTCTTGACTATTATCAAAATTATCTTCGTAATCGTCAATTCTTTCTTCTTTACCAGTTTCTAACGCTGGATTTTCTTCTAATTCTTGCTTTAAACGTTGTTCAAAAGCTTGTGTAGGCAACTGTATCAATTTCATTAATTGAATTTGTTGCGGAGACAATTTTTGTGATAATTTGAACTGTAAATATTGTTTAAGCATAAAAAATGGGATGAATTATAAAAATAATAAAAAAATCCTACAAGGTTTGAAATTCCTGTAGGATTAAGATTTTTTTAAAACTCTGCGTTTTGTGGTGTTCTTGGATAAGGAATTACGTCTCTAATGTTTGTCATACCTGTTGCAAACATAACTAATCGTTCAAACCCTAAACCAAAGCCAGAATGCACTGCAGTACCGTATTTACGTAAGTCTAAATACCACCATAATTCTTCTTCAGGTATGTCTAATGCAGCCATTTTTTCTTTTAAAACGTCTAAACGCTCTTCACGTTGTGATCCACCTACAATTTCTCCAATACCTGGGAATAAAATATCCATTGCTCTAACCGTTTTTCCGTCTTCGTTTAAACGCATGTAAAACGCTTTTATATTTGCTGGATAATCAAATAAAATTACTGGACATTTAAAGTGTTTTTCAACTAAAAAACGTTCGTGCTCAGATTGTAAATCTGCGCCCCATTCTTCTATAATATATTTGAATTTTTTCTTTTTGTTTGGTTTACTGTTACGTAAAATATCGATAGCTTCTGTATAGCTTACGCGCTTAAAGTTGTTTTCTGTTACAAACTTTAATTTTTCTATAAGGCGCATTTCACTACGTTCTGCTTGTGGTTTTGTTTTTTCTTCGTTAAATAAACGGTCGTCTAAAAACTGTAAATCGTCTTGGCAATTTTCTAAAACGTAAGTGATCACACTTTTCATAAAATCTTCTGCCAAATCCATATTACCTGCAAGATCCATAAAAGCAACTTCAGGCTCAATCATCCAAAACTCTGCTAAGTGACGAGATGTGTTAGAGTTTTCGGCTCTAAATGTTGGTCCAAATGTGTACACTTTACCTAAAGACATAGCATACGTTTCAGCTTCTAATTGGCCAGAAACAGTAAGGTTAGTTTCTTTGCCAAAAAAATCTTCTTTATAATTAACGTCTCCGTCTTCTGTTAATGGTGGATTTTTAGGGTCTAATGCGCTTACGCGGAACATTTCTCCTGCACCTTCTGCATCACTTCCGGTAATGATTGGCGTGTGCATGTAGTAAAATCCGTTGTCATTAAAATATTTATGAATAGCAAAAGATAATGCAGATCTTAAACGCATCACAGCACTAAATGTGTTTGTTCTTGTGCGTAAGTGTGCATTTTCTCTTAAAAATTCAAACGTGTGTTTTTTAGGTTGAATTGGGTAAGTTTCTGCGTCCGAATCTCCTAAAATTTCAATATTTGTAACTGCAATTTCTACACTTTGTCCTTTACCTTGACTTTCTACTAAATCTCCAGTAATGGCAACAGCAGCACCAGTTGTAATGCGTTTTAAGATGTTTTCATCTGTATTTTCAAAATCTACAACACATTGTATGTTGTTAATTGTAGATCCATCATTTAATGCAATAAAACGGTTTGCTCTAAAGGTGCGTACCCAACCTTTTATATGTACTTCTTTAAAGTTTGTTTCGTTTAATAATGTAGCAACTGTATATTGGTTCATTGTTTTAAATTTTAGTTCAAAAATAGAGTTTTTTCTTTATTTTTCATCTGATATTGATGCCTCTTCATCGTCTTCTTCAGGAATAATATTTATTGAAGGTTCTTTTAATACTTCTTTATTGGCAATATTTCTTTCTAAAGATAAAAGTAACGATGGTAATAATAGTAAGTTAGATAGCATAGCAAAAAGTAACGTTACAGAAACTAATGCGCCTAATGCAACCGTACCACCAAAACTGGAAATGATAAATACAGAAAAGCCGAAAAATAACACAATTGAAGTGTAAAACATACTAACGCCGGTTTCGCGTAAAGCACCATAAACCGATTTTTTAATCTTCCAGTTATTGGCTTGTAACTCTTGTCTATATTTTGCTAAAAAGTGAATGGTATCATCTACAGATATACCAAAAGCGATACTAAATACTAATATTGTAGAAGGTTTAATAGGAACGCCTAAATAGCCCATTAATCCTGCAGTAACTACTAATGGTAACAAGTTAGGTATTAGAGACACCATAATCATCCTAAAGGATCTAAACATATAGGCCATAAATAATGAAATTAATAAAATGGCTAAGCTTAATGAAATGGCTAAGTTTTTAACTAAATATTTTGTCCCTTTTTGAAACACTAAAGCCTTACCCGTCATTGTTACATTGTAACGGTCTTTTGGGAAGGTATTATCTATTTTTTCTTGTAAATTTTCTTGAATACGCTCCATTCTATCTGTACCTATATCTTTCATAAAGGTTGTGATACGTGCGTATTGTCCTGTACTGTCTACAAAGTTGGTAAGTAGATCTACATTAGATGTAGAATTTTTAGCATAGCTTAATATAAAGCTGTTTTCTTGACTTGTAGGTAGTTGATAGTATTTTGGATTTCCGTTATAATAAGCTTGTTTAGAGTATTTTACTAAGTCAACAACAGAAATTGGTTTTGATAATTCTGGGGTTTCTCCAATAAATTCTTCAATTTTATCCATTCGTTTTAAGGTAGATAGCTTCATTACGCCTTGTTTGCGTTTGGTGTCTACCATAATTTCTAGAGGCATGATGCCATTAAATTCTTCTTCAAAAAAACGAATATCTTTAAAGAATTGTGCCTTTTTTGGCATGTCTTCTATCAAACTTCCAGAGATACGTATTTGATAAATACCGATGATACACATCACTAATAACACTAAAGACGTAATGTAAATAGTTATACGCTTTTCTCTTACCATATGCTCCATCCAATCTACAAAACCACCAATCCAACGTTTGTTTAGATGCTCTAAATGTCTTTGTTTTGGATAAGGTAAAAAGGTGTAAATTATTGGAATAATTAAAAGACAAAGTACAAATATGGCGAGTATACTTAAAGAGGCTACAACACCAAATTCTTTTAAAAGTTTACTTTCGGTTAGTATAAATGTTGCAAATCCAGATGCTGTAGTGACATTAGTCATTAGCGTAGCATTACCAACTTTAGTAATTACACGTTGTAAACTTTTTACTTTATTACCATGGGATTTTACTTCGTGCTGATATTTATTAATTAAGAAAATACAATTAGGTATACCAATTACTATTATTAATGGCGGAATTAATGCTGTAAGTACCGTGATTTCGTATTTAAGTAATCCTAAAAAACCAAGTGTCCACATTACACCAATACAAACAACAACTAAAGAAATTAATGTTGCTCTAAAGGATCTAAAAAACAAAAAGAAAATAAGCGATGTGACAACTAAAGCAGCAATTACAAACAGGTTAATTTCGTCTACTATGTTTTGCGCATTTAAAGTGCGTATATAAGGCATTCCGGATACACGAACCTTCATTTGGTTTGCTTTGTCAAAAGCTTCAATTTTTTCAACTAAATTGTTTAATACAAAGTCTTTTCTTGCTGGTGTATTTACTATTTCTTTTTTTAAGTAAATAGCTGTTCTAACAGTTTTTGTTTTTTTGTTGAAAAGGAAATTGTCGTAAAACGGATATTTATTAAATAGCTCGTCTTGAAGTGTGTCTATTTGAGCTATAGAGCTTATGCTGTCTTTAATAAATGGCGTTAGTTTAAATTTTTTTAAATCTGTATCCTTGACCAGTTTTTGTAAATCTTTTATAGAAACTACCGTTTCTACTTCTGGAGCAGTTTTAAAACTTTCAGATAAATTATTCCAAGCGTTAAGTTTTTCTACAGTAAATAAAGAACTGTCTTTAACACCAAGTACAATTAAATTTCCTTCTTCACCAAAAACTTTTAAAAACTCGTTGTATTTAATATTTACTTCGTGATCATCTGGTAAAAGATTTGCTTCAGTGTAAGTAAATCGCATGTATTTCCATTGCGTACTAAGTAAAATAGTAACTCCAACAATGGTTAATAAAATACCAATTTTATTACGTAATATTTTTCTAGCAATAAAATCCCAGAAGTTATTTGAAAATAGTTTTAACATATTCCTTTAAAAAATCATGCAAAGGTATGTAAAAGCTATGTATTTACTAAGGATATTTTAAATTTATAATGTTATATTAAAAGTGAATTTTAATGCAACATTATCTTCTACTTTTGGTAAATGGTAAGCGCCATATCTATAAGTTGCACTTAAGCCAAATCCAAAAAGTAATTTGTTTATTTCAAAACCACTTTCTGTATACCCATGATTTAAGGTGTTAAAAGTTATATTTTGATGTCTGGATTTGTTACGCATGTTACCAACTGCATATCTTGAAGTTAAGACTAACTGTGGTTTAAACCTTTGAGATATATTAAAGGGTTTAAAGTAATGTTTAACAATAAACGTGGAGAATTTATCCGAGAAAAATTCATTAAAATACATGGTTTCAAAACTGTTCAATCCAGCGACCGAAAACCGTTGCATTATGGTTTCTTTTCTAATGTTATTTGGATACGCATGATACAAATGGGTTAAAGGTGTTTCGCCTTCGGCAATTCCACCAGTTAATGTTAAAAGCGTATGCGAGTTGTTTTTATATGTTACTTTATGAATAGTCCTAAAATCTACTTTTGAAAAGTTGAAATTAGATCCTAATACAGACTTGTAGCTTTTTGTATATTGAAATGTAAATCTTGGAAAACCTTCTTTTTCTAGTGTTGTTTTATCCTCTGTTGTTTTATATACATCAAAAGGATTGTATTGCAAAGCTATTTTGGATGTAGACACTTCAAATCCATGGTAATTTTTATTATTTACAATAAAATTATAGCCATACGTTGGATTAATATTACTTGTTGCTAGTTGGACTTCGGTTAGAAGTTTAGGTGTTATTTCATGTTCTACAGATACTTTTGTTGTAATATGTTTATGAAATAAATCTATGTTTAATAAACGAGGCTCAAATAATTGAAAAAAACGTTTGTCTAAGATAAATTGAGTGCTTCCTGTTTCTTGTAAATCGTCTGTGTAAGATAGGTTAATCCAAGTGTTTGTTTTAGGAGCAACTCTAAATCCGCCACCTAAACTATATTTAATTTGTTTGTCTACAAAACCATAAACAACATAACCGTTTAAACGGTATTTATTAGAAAAATCTTCGCTAGTTTGTCCACCTAAACCAGTTCTAAATCCTTCGTATTGATTAAATTTTACTAAATATCTTAAGTCAATATCTAAGAATTTAGTAGGAAAAAATCCGTTACCTAATCTATTTAAAAAATTAGCTTTTCTTATAGAATCTTTTTCTACGCTTGTACTGTCTTTTTGTTGCGCTAAACTTAGATTAGTATTAAATAAAATAGCTAAAAGACTAATTTTGAAAATATGTGATAGTTTGATATGCATTAAAAAAGTCTACGTTTTGTAGACTAACGAAGGTATTAATAAAAAGATATAAAAAAAAGCGACAATTAAGTCGCTTTAATTAATTATACGGTCATGATCTCGGCTTCTTTTACTGTAAGTAGCTGATCAATTTTTTTAACGTAATTATCTGTAAGATCTTGAATATCTGTTTCGGCATTTTTTTGTAAATCTTCAGAAGCGTCTTCTAATTTCTTTATATCATTATTTGCTTCTTTTCTAGCATTTCTTACACCAATTTTAGCATCTTCAGCTTCAGATTTTGCTTGTTTTGCTAGGTCGCGTCTACGTTCTTCTGTTAAAGGCGGTACGTTTATTATAATAGTTTCGCCATTATTCATAGGATTAAATCCTAAGTTAGCATTCATAATAGCTTTTTCTATTTCTTCTAGCATGTTTTTTTCCCAAGGTTGTACACTAATAGTTCTACCATCTGGAGTATTTACGTTTGCTACTTGACTTAATGGTGTTTGAGAACCGTAATATTCTACCATTACGCTTCCTAACATTGCTGGACTAGCTTTTCCAGCTCTAATATTTAAAAATTCTTTTTCTAAATGTTTTACTGCTTTATCCATTGCTTCTTTAGCAGTATCTATTATAAATGTAATATCTTCCATAGTATTTAATTTTTTATGCTCTTTTCAAATATTAAGCCAAAATTAAAAATTATAAATTAACTTCTGTTCCTATATTTTCTCCAGAGACTACTTTAAGTAAGTTTCCTTTTTTATTCATGTCAAAAACAATAATAGGTAATTTGTTTTCTTGACTTAAAGTAAATGCAGTAGTGTCCATAACTTTTAAGCCTTGTCTAATTACATCGTCAAAAGTTATTTGATCAAATTTTATAGCAGATTTATCTTTTTCTGGATCTGCATTATAAATACCATCTACTCTTGTGCCCTTTAAAATTACGTCAGCTTCAATTTCTATAGCTCTTAAAACTGCTGCAGAATCTGTTGTGAAGTAAGGGTTACCTGTTCCGCCACCAAAAATCACAACACGACCTTTCCTTAAATGGCTTAATGCTTTTCTTCTAATAAAAGGTTCGGCAACTTCATTTATTTTAATAGCTGTCTGAAGTCTTGTTTTTACGCCAGCATCTTCAAGTGCACTTTGTAAAGCCAACCCATTAATTACTGTTGCTAGCATACCCATATGGTCACCTTGTACACGATCCATACCGTTGCTTGCTCCTGCAACACCTCTAAAAATGTTTCCGCCACCAATAACAATTGCAACTTCAACACCTTTATCGGTTAATAGTTTTATTTCTTCTGCGTATTCGGCTAATCGCTCAGGATCTATACCATATTGGCGTTTACCCATTAAAGCTTCGCCTGATAATTTTAGTAGAATTCTGTTGTATTTCATCTTTATTCTGAAAGTTTAGCAAAGCTACATAATTTTTTGAAATCAAAATATTCAATTTCGAATACTTTTTGATGCAAATAGACCAATGAGTAATATTGATAAATATGATTAAAAAATTGTCAATTTAACAATGTAACTCTTTAAAAAATAACAATTAATTAATATATTGCGCGACCCGAATCTATAAATGTAAATTATGAAAAAACTACTACTTAGTTTAGCTTTAATGGCTAGTTATTTAGGTAATGCCCAAGATTATCTAGATAAATCCATTAAGAAAACCGATCTTTCGGTTATTAAAAAATCCTTAAATAATTCTAGTTTTGAAGGTTTTACTAGTTCAGATCTTAACAATTGGTCTGTTCAAAGTGATGCGTCTTCAAGAATAGAAAATGGTTGGTACTATTACTTAGTACAAACTCATCAAGACATTCCTGTTCACGGAGCAATAGCAAATGTATTTGTTAATAATGGTACAGCTACAGTAAATAACATTGGTTTTGTAAAAGATTTAGCTTCTAAAGTTAATAGTACATCACCAAGTATTTCTGAGGTAGAAGCTATAAAAAAAGCAGCTATCGAAGCAGGTTTAAATGTACCTTCACAAGTAAAATTTCAATCTAAAGATGAATTAAAAAAAGAATCAACTTTTGCTTCTATAGAAGGTACGCAAAGCGAAGTTAAAGTAGCTTTAATGTATGAGCTTGTTAATCAAACTGATGTTAAATTAGTTTATGTTGTAAATTTAAATTTATCTAACGGTAAACACTGGTGGAATATAAGTATAGACGCTTCAACTGGAGAGTTTATTAGTAAGTATGATTGGGTTACAACTTGTACTTTTGAAGATCACAATCATACATCTAATACTGCAATACATAAAAAAGAAAACAACTTTTCATTATTTAAAAATGAAAGTGAAGAAAGTGTAATGGCTGGTGGATATAGAGTAATACCTTACTATGTGGAAAGTCCAAATCATGGTGATTTTGAATTTATTACAGATCCAGATAATGCTACAGCATCACCATCTGGATGGCATACAATAAATGCAACAAATTATACAACAACTAGAGGTAATAATGTTAGAGTATATGATGCATCTGGTGATACAACTGGACCATTTGGAGCAAATAATACTAATGGACCACAAACTAACCAAAGTAGTCCAGGTTTAGTTTTTGATTATGCTTATGGAGGACCTTATGTTGCTGCAGATAGTTATATGGATGCGTCTCAAACTAATTTATTTTATATGAGTAATGTTGTGCATGACATTTATTACTTATATGGTTTTGATGAAGCTTCTGGTAACTTTCAAGAGTTTAATTTTGGAAATGGAGGAACTCAAGGTGACTCTGTAGACGCAGACTGCCAAGATGGTAGTGGAACAAATAACGCAAATTTTGCAACTCCAACAGATGGAAATAATCCTAGAATGCAAATGTACTTATGGGATGTTGGTGCTTACAACCCAAATCCAATTATGAGTATAGATAATGGTGCGTTAGCAGGAGATTATCCAGCGTTAAATAACAATTTTGCTCCAGGTAAAGTAGATATTGCTTCAAATTTATCAGGAGAATTGGTATTATATCAAGATGCTATACCAGATAATACAGATGCTTGTGAAGTAGCGGTTAATGGAGCTGCTTTAAATGGAAAAATTGCAGTTGTAAGAAGAGGATCTTGTAACTTTACGGCTAAAGTAATTAATGCTCAAAATGTTGGTGCAATTGCAGTTTTAGTAGTTAATAATCAAGCTGGAGACATTACAATGGGTGGAGGAGATGCAGGTGTATCTATTCCTGCTTATAGTATAAATCAAGCTGATGGTGAAAATATTATTACAGAAATGCAATCAAACACTGTAAACATTACTTTTTACCCAGAACCAGGAGGATTTGTAAATATAGATGGTTCTTTTGATAACGGAATTGTTTCTCACGAGTATGGTCACGGTATTAATATTAGATTAGTTGGAGGTAGAAACAACTCTGGTTGTGTAAACGCTAACGAGTCTATGGGTGAAGGATGGGCAGATTACATTGGTAAAATACTTCAGCTTCGCGAAATTGATAACGGAATTGCTTTTTCTGGTGTAGGGACATTTGCTGTTGGTCAAGCACCAGATGGAGTAGGTATAAGACCAGCTCCTTATTCAGGAGATTTAAATAATAATCCAATGGATTACCAAATGTTGTTAAATGATACAGGTAATGCAACATTTACAATTCCTCATGGTGTTGGATCTGTTTGGGCTGGTATGCTTTGGGATTTAAC from Mesoflavibacter profundi includes:
- a CDS encoding M36 family metallopeptidase, with protein sequence MKKLLLSLALMASYLGNAQDYLDKSIKKTDLSVIKKSLNNSSFEGFTSSDLNNWSVQSDASSRIENGWYYYLVQTHQDIPVHGAIANVFVNNGTATVNNIGFVKDLASKVNSTSPSISEVEAIKKAAIEAGLNVPSQVKFQSKDELKKESTFASIEGTQSEVKVALMYELVNQTDVKLVYVVNLNLSNGKHWWNISIDASTGEFISKYDWVTTCTFEDHNHTSNTAIHKKENNFSLFKNESEESVMAGGYRVIPYYVESPNHGDFEFITDPDNATASPSGWHTINATNYTTTRGNNVRVYDASGDTTGPFGANNTNGPQTNQSSPGLVFDYAYGGPYVAADSYMDASQTNLFYMSNVVHDIYYLYGFDEASGNFQEFNFGNGGTQGDSVDADCQDGSGTNNANFATPTDGNNPRMQMYLWDVGAYNPNPIMSIDNGALAGDYPALNNNFAPGKVDIASNLSGELVLYQDAIPDNTDACEVAVNGAALNGKIAVVRRGSCNFTAKVINAQNVGAIAVLVVNNQAGDITMGGGDAGVSIPAYSINQADGENIITEMQSNTVNITFYPEPGGFVNIDGSFDNGIVSHEYGHGINIRLVGGRNNSGCVNANESMGEGWADYIGKILQLREIDNGIAFSGVGTFAVGQAPDGVGIRPAPYSGDLNNNPMDYQMLLNDTGNATFTIPHGVGSVWAGMLWDLTWDLIAIHGFDPDIYNSNGTAGNVIALNLVVEGFKLTACDPGFVDGRNAILQADQNLYGGANQCAIWSAFARRGLGVNANQGNTNSTSDGNADYTLPNGLGCNPDYLITNGDSGVIEVCEGTSSVTFDFVFNEQNGFDTDTGFAASGLPVGANATFTPNTMKDTGLFSMDVSNLSAGTHTITITPGGNAAKAITATLIVNPYNPDLTDGDTEYSVDGGGYTSFATTQTITVTAGSSLDLRVPNGAYVGSAVWTSPNGTTYNSDTVSLTGIVDGDVAVEGNWSVDFTFTNDCPNSGFAPQNMTFNLDVTETLSNSEFNTNSFKVYPNPTDNVVNVTTSSNIESAKFTLVDLLGRQINHKTTVTKLNQNTMQFDLSNLQSGVYVLSIVDNGNTSVFKIIKE